A single Actinomadura algeriensis DNA region contains:
- a CDS encoding alpha/beta fold hydrolase — protein MRLGGRLRERWAGTGRVARWSAAGAALLIAGAGTLWGVTADGAPGVRVEERRITVMDGPNDDQRVSLDVSYYTPENAGKVPAIMLAHGFGGTKRDTAAEARALAEDGYAVLTWSARGFGESTGEIALNSPDYEVKDARRLVDWLAARPEVRLDGPGDPRLGMAGSSYGGAISLLTAAYDDRVDAIVPRITWHDLADALFPDASGEGPANGVYKELWAGLFFTSGSNGTACGRFLPSLCEMFQEVAETGRPTGEAIETLRRSSPAAVADRIDVPALLVQGQSDSLFPLSHADANARAIARNGAPVSVVWYRGGHDGGPEETERLRGLVGDFLAAHLENAPAESPGFTVTRSGGLDSSTGDVVVEEATASRYPGLANAPRTFPLTGREQAVHHPAGGVPAGISALPGLGSLGGGLDVGALGGGALTDPPGQSATFDTAPLDRPVRLTGAATVRLQVSGEDGEGGEDGEGVPLFAKLYDVAPDGRATLARRLAAPFRVTGGEEATVTLPPMDHRFDRGHRLRLVVSTTDMGFATPPEAASYKVRAVSPLTVPTVPALSSASSPLPAWVWALPLVALAVAAGLLARRRTPADTGDGDVPLEIIGLTKKYANGHLAVADLSFRVEKGQVLGLLGPNGAGKTTTLRMLMGLIHPDEGEIRIFGRRVTPGAPVLSRLGSFVEGPGFLPHLSGRDNLDLYWRATGRPRDEAHMDEALDIAALGPALDRAVRTYSQGMRQRLAIAQAMLGLPDLLVLDEPTNGLDPPQIREMRDVLVRYAAAGRTVIVSSHLLAEVEQTCTHAVVMAGGRRVTAGPVADIVGSGRRLEDAFLELIGEGP, from the coding sequence ATGAGGCTGGGGGGACGGCTCCGCGAGCGCTGGGCCGGGACGGGACGGGTCGCGCGCTGGTCGGCGGCCGGGGCCGCGCTGCTGATCGCGGGCGCGGGCACGCTCTGGGGCGTCACCGCCGACGGCGCGCCGGGCGTACGCGTCGAGGAGCGGCGCATCACCGTCATGGACGGGCCGAATGACGACCAGCGCGTCTCCCTCGACGTCTCCTACTACACGCCCGAGAACGCCGGGAAGGTACCGGCGATCATGCTCGCGCACGGCTTCGGCGGCACCAAGCGCGACACCGCGGCCGAGGCCCGCGCCCTCGCCGAGGACGGGTACGCGGTCCTGACCTGGTCGGCGCGCGGGTTCGGCGAGTCGACCGGCGAGATCGCCCTCAACTCCCCCGACTACGAGGTCAAGGACGCGCGGCGGCTCGTCGACTGGCTCGCCGCCCGCCCCGAGGTGCGGCTCGACGGCCCCGGCGACCCGCGCCTCGGCATGGCCGGATCGTCCTACGGCGGCGCGATCTCCCTGCTCACCGCCGCGTACGACGACCGCGTCGACGCGATCGTCCCCCGGATCACCTGGCACGACCTCGCCGACGCGCTCTTCCCCGACGCGTCCGGTGAGGGCCCCGCGAACGGCGTCTACAAGGAGCTGTGGGCCGGGCTTTTCTTCACCAGCGGCTCGAACGGCACCGCCTGCGGGCGGTTCCTCCCGTCCCTGTGCGAGATGTTCCAGGAGGTCGCCGAGACCGGACGGCCCACGGGCGAGGCCATCGAGACGCTGCGGCGCTCCAGCCCCGCGGCGGTCGCCGACCGCATCGACGTCCCCGCGCTGCTCGTCCAGGGCCAGTCCGACTCCCTCTTCCCGCTCTCCCACGCCGACGCGAACGCCCGCGCCATCGCCCGCAACGGCGCGCCCGTCTCGGTCGTCTGGTACCGGGGCGGCCACGACGGCGGCCCGGAGGAGACCGAACGCCTCCGCGGCCTGGTCGGCGACTTCCTCGCCGCCCACCTCGAGAACGCCCCGGCCGAATCGCCGGGCTTCACCGTGACGCGGTCGGGCGGGCTCGACTCGTCCACCGGGGACGTCGTGGTCGAGGAGGCCACCGCGTCCCGCTACCCCGGCCTGGCGAACGCCCCGCGCACGTTCCCCCTCACGGGCCGCGAGCAGGCGGTCCACCACCCGGCGGGCGGTGTCCCGGCGGGCATCTCCGCCCTGCCCGGCCTCGGCTCGCTCGGCGGCGGGCTCGACGTCGGCGCTCTCGGCGGCGGCGCGCTCACCGACCCGCCCGGCCAGTCCGCGACGTTCGACACCGCACCGCTGGACCGTCCGGTGCGGCTCACCGGCGCCGCGACCGTCCGGCTCCAGGTGAGCGGCGAGGACGGCGAGGGCGGCGAAGACGGCGAGGGCGTGCCGCTGTTCGCCAAGCTCTACGACGTCGCACCGGACGGGCGCGCGACGCTCGCACGCCGCCTCGCGGCCCCGTTCCGGGTCACCGGCGGCGAGGAGGCCACGGTCACGCTCCCGCCGATGGACCACCGGTTCGACCGCGGCCACCGCCTCCGCCTCGTCGTCTCCACCACCGACATGGGCTTCGCGACGCCCCCCGAGGCCGCCTCGTACAAGGTCCGCGCCGTCTCGCCCCTGACCGTCCCGACCGTCCCGGCGCTGTCGTCCGCGTCCAGCCCGCTCCCCGCCTGGGTGTGGGCGCTCCCCCTGGTCGCCCTGGCCGTCGCCGCCGGTCTCCTCGCCCGCCGCCGCACGCCCGCCGACACCGGCGACGGCGACGTCCCGCTGGAGATCATCGGGCTCACGAAGAAGTACGCGAACGGGCATCTCGCCGTCGCCGACCTCTCCTTCCGCGTCGAGAAGGGCCAGGTCCTCGGGCTGCTGGGCCCGAACGGTGCCGGAAAGACGACCACACTCCGGATGCTGATGGGGCTGATCCACCCGGACGAGGGCGAGATCCGCATCTTCGGGCGGCGCGTCACGCCCGGCGCGCCCGTCCTGTCCCGCCTCGGGTCGTTCGTCGAGGGCCCCGGCTTCCTGCCGCACCTGTCCGGACGCGACAACCTCGACCTGTACTGGCGCGCCACCGGCCGTCCCCGCGACGAGGCCCACATGGACGAGGCGCTCGACATCGCCGCGCTCGGCCCCGCCCTCGACCGGGCCGTGCGCACGTACTCGCAGGGCATGCGGCAGCGGCTCGCGATCGCCCAGGCCATGCTCGGCCTGCCCGACCTGCTCGTCCTCGACGAACCGACCAACGGCCTCGACCCGCCGCAGATCCGCGAGATGCGCGACGTGCTCGTCCGCTACGCCGCGGCGGGCCGCACGGTGATCGTCTCCAGCCACCTCCTCGCCGAGGTCGAGCAGACCTGCACGCACGCGGTCGTCATGGCCGGCGGACGGCGCGTCACCGCCGGGCCCGTCGCCGACATCGTCGGTTCGGGCCGCCGCCTCGAGGACGCCTTCCTCGAACTGATCGGGGAGGGTCCGTGA